CCGGCATCTGCCGGGCTTGATCGTTTCTGAGGCATGAGAAAATCTGCGTGGCGTTGTCAAACCCAGCGATACAGGTGTAGAAACCTGCCCTAATGCCTTGCACTATGACGACCCTCATTAATCTCTACCGTCATATCAGCTCTTCAGGAAGCGCGCCATGTCAGAAGAAATCCATTTCTACGAACCCGCCAACGGCCACGGTTTGCCACACGATCCCTTCAACGCAATCGTCGGCCCACGACCTATCGGATGGATTTCGTCCCACGACAAAGAAGGCAGGCTGAACCTGGCGCCGTACAGCTTTTTCAACGCCTTCAATTACATCCCGCCCATCATTGGTTTTTGCAGCGTTGGCCGCAAAGACAGCCTCAACAATATTGAGCAAACCGGTGAGTTCGTCTGGAATCTGGCAACGCGGCCTTTGGCCGAGCAGATGAACCAAAGCTGCGCCCCAGTGGCGCCGGATGTGAGTGAGTTCGAGCTGGCAGGATTGACTGCAGAACCTTCGCGCATTGTCTCGGTGCCCCGCGTAAAGGAAACGCCAGTGGCGTTTGAATGCAAGGTGACGCAGATCATTCAGCTGCAACGGGCGGATAAAACCGAAGTGCCGAGCTGGCTGATTCTGGGGGAAGTGGTGGCGGTGCATATCGCCAAGCGCTTGCTCAAGGACGGGATTTACGACACCGCTGCCGGCGAGCCAATCTTGCGCGGCGGCGGCCCGGCTGATTATTTCCAGCTGGGCCCTGAATCACTGTTCAAAATGTATCGACCGCAGTCCTGATTAATCCTGGGCGAACAGCAGTTCGCCTTCAGGCGTTACGTCGATCAGCCGCTCCAGTTCCTGAACAGCGGCCTGATCGGCCTCCAGCGCAGTCTTGAAACGCTGGTCTTGCAGCACACGATTAAACGTCGGTGCACCACCAGCGCCAATACCCTTTACCGCGATTGCGGCGCTGTAACCGTCTTCACCCGGAGACGCGGCAGACACCGCCTCGAAATACTGAAATTCTTTGCGAGCCATGAGATTGATCCCTGCCTGAAGTAAAAGGGCAGATTCTAGACCGCCTCGGCCTCGGCCGCACCCACGCTCACGAACGTCTCGAAATCGAAGCTGCTGACGACGCACTGCTGGACCAGTTCCGAAAAAACGGACAGGTCAGGAGAGCCAAGCCAGGCATTCATCGCCTGCTCCCCCGTCCATGAGCCGCTGATCACCCACGACTCAGCGTCGGTGGTGGATTGCTCAAGAGCAAAATGCAGGCAACCCTGCGCGGCGGATGCGAGACCCACCAGGCCGCTCAGCGCCGCGCCGAGTCGTTCACTGTGCCCTTTACGGGCTCGGGCGGTGACATGGTGAATCACGATGGAGGATCTGGGCATGGTCTGCACTCCTTTAAGGCCGCGTCGAAGGGAGGCGTTGCGGCAGGAATGAAGCGTAAAGGCGCAAAGCGATTGCTGGTTAGCCGATTACTGCGCGGTGATTGCCTGATCCTGCGCCAATGACGCGTACGGGTGCGGCAAGCATGCAAAACCCCGAACCCCACCGCGAGGACTTTCAAGCAAGTTGCGCCTGCGCTCAGGGCTGCGCATTGCGGCATTCACCCGACCACGACAGAATCAGGCAATCATCCAGCAGGATTCGCCTAACGCCATTGCTTGCACAAAAATAAGCTGTGACCCAATGTACGCCTGTCAGAGGATCCACCCATGCCAAACGCAGCCAGCCAAGACGCGTTGCCATGCCCCGTCAAGCAGCCCGAACTGAGCGCTCAGATGGAGCAACAACGCGTCGAGTTGACCGATCTGATTCTGCGCCACTCCAAAAGTGAGGGCAGCCAGCAGACGGCAATCAAGGCGCTGCACATGGTGCGACACGAGTCCCCGACGCAGTCGATTCCGACCTTGGTCCAGCCGGCGCTTTGCATCATGGCCCAGGGCAGCAAGGACGTGAAACTGGGGGACGCCAGCTTCACGTACGACCCGCTGCATTACCTGGTGTTGTCAGTGGCGATGCCCATCAGTGGCAAGATCGTCTACGCCTCGTCGCAAGAGCCACATCTGGCGATGCGGATCGACATCGACCCTGCCGAGATCAACGCGCTGATCGCCGAAGCGGGCCCCATGAGTGTGCCCTCGCGGCCCAGCGGGCGTGGTCTGTACATAGAGCGTATCGACAGTACATTGCTCGACGCCGTGATTCGCTTGATCCGGCTGCTCGACAGCCCCAAAGACATACCGATGCTGGCGCCGTTGATCAATCGCGAAATACTCTATCGCCTGCTGCGTGGGCAGCAAGGACACAAGCTGTACGAAATCGCGATTGCCAACTGTCAGACGCACCGTGTGACGCAGGCGATCAAATGGCTGAACGAACATTATCAACAGCCGCTTCGTATCGACGAACTGGCCAGGGAAGTGAACCTCAGCGTTTCGACCTTGCATCATCGTTTCAAGGCGGTCACCGCCATGAGCCCGCTGCAATATCAGAAACAGCTGCGTTTGCAGGAAGCCCGTCGCCTGATGCTCAACGACGGACTGGAAGCGTCCGCCGCTGGCTATAAAGTGGGTTACGAAAGCCCTTCGCAGTTCAGCCGCGAATACAGCCGGCTATTTGGCGCACCGCCGTTACGCGATCTCGCCCGTTTGCGCAAGAGCTTGTGAGTGTGCGCGTCGGGATCAGCCACCGCGTTACGCTTCGCTCAATCCCTTCATCCAGCTGCGCTGATCGATCTCGATCACAGTGGGCCCTTGACGATCATTTGCTTCATTTAGCGCAGCCTTGAGCTGGGCGACGCTGCTCACCGCCTCAGCCGCGCAGCCCAGCGCTTTGGCCACCCCGATGAAATCCGGGGTGTAGATGTCCACGCCGACCGGCTCGATGTCGCGGTTGACCATGTACTTTTTAATCTCCTCGTAGCCTTGGTTATTCCACAGCAGGACGATGATGGGCGTGCGCGCTTCGACTGCGCTGGCCAGCTCCGGGAGCGTGAACTGCAAGCCACCGTCGCCGATCAGGCAGGCCACAGGATTGCACTCGCCTTTGTCCTGACTGCCGAGCCAGGCGCCCACGGCTGCGGGCAAGGCGTAACCCAACGTGCCGTAGCCGGTGGATGAATTGAACCAGCGGCGCGGATGGTCCAGGTCCAGCGTGAGGTTCCCGGTGTAGACCGGCTGCGTTGAATCGCCGACCAGCACCACGTTGGGCAGCACTTCAAGCACGGTCTTGAGGAACACTGTCTGGCCGCGAGTCGCTTCATCCCAGGACGTCGCAAGGCTTTCGCGCAGTGCTGCGGCGCGCTTGTGGCCCCAGTCATCGCCACGTGGTGCCAGATGCTCATTGTCCAGCGCAAGGACCAGCGCCTCGGCGGCGGTTCGGGCATCGGATACCAGCGCGATTTTCGGCGCAAAGTTGCGCACCGTCTGATCGGGGTCGATGTCGATGCGCAGCAGCGTGCCGCGGATTTTGAAGTGCCCCTGAAAGGTAATGTCGTAGTCGGTTTCAGCCAGCTCGGTGCCAATCGCCAGGACAACGTCGGCGGCGTGTATCAACTCGCGGGTCGGGTCGAGGGATTGCGTGGAACCAATAAGCAATGGGTGGCTGGACGGCAGCATCCCCTTGGCGTTGATGGTCAAGGCAACGGGCGCCGCCAGTCGCTCCGCGAGTCGGGTCAAGCTTTCGGCTGCATCGATAGCGCCCCCACCCGCAAGGATCAACGGACGCTCAGCGTGGGCCAGCAACGTCGCCATCTGCTTTATCGCGGCAGGCGACGGACCGGCACGGCTGATACTGACGGGCTGGCTGTCGAGCAGTGCATCGGCATTCTCCAACAGCACGTCCAACGGGATTTCGATGTGGACAGGGCGCGGCCGGCCGGCCTGAAACACTGCAAACGCACGCGCCAGTACAGAGGGCAGGTCCGCGGCAGACATCAGCGTGTGAGAAAACGCCGCGACGCCTGCCACCAAGGCGCTCTGTACGGGCAGCTCGTGCAGCTTGCCGCGCCCGCCACCCAATTGATTGCGTGATTGAACGCTGGAAATCACCAGCATCGGGATCGAGTCGGCATACGCCTGGCCCATGGCGGTGGTGATGTTGGTCATGCCGGGGCCGGTGATGATGAAACACACGCCCGGTTTACCGCTGGTACGCGCATAGCCGTCGGCCATGAAGCCTGCGCCCTGCTCGTGACGTGGCGTCACGTGGTTGATCGTCGAGCTGCCCAGCCCGCGATAAAGCTCTACCGTGTGTACGCCGGGAATCCCGAATACCTTCTCGACGCCATAGCCTTCGAGTAACTTGACCAACACTTCGCCGCAGGTTGCCATGTCTCTGAGTCCTTGTTTTCGGGGATCACTCAACAACGGAGCCGTTCCAGTGCCCTCATCGTGCACAACGAGCACCGCCAGCAGTGAGGCTGATTGGAACCGCGCGGCCATATCTGTGACAACGCAAAAAATGTCATGCTTAGCCATGTTCTCAACGCATGGCTGCGCACGCCGATGAAACGCCCGCCTCCCCTCCCCGCGCTGCATACCTTTCTGATCACGGCTCAGTGCTGCAACTTCACCCGTGCTGGCGAGCTGCTGAACATTACTCAGGGCGCGGTCAGCCGGCAGATTTCCGGGCTTGAAAGCTATTTGGGCTACAGCCTGTTTCAGCGTCAGGCCAGGGGGTTGAGCCTGACGGCGCAGGGGCGAGAACTGTTTGCGCGGATGCAGCAGATTTTTGCGTTGATTGACGATGCGGTCGATCAAGTCGGCGTCAAGCGTGAGGCGCTGCAACTCAAAGCACCGACGTGCATGATGCGCTGGCTGCTACCGCGCTTGTTGCAGTGGCAAAAAGAACGTCCCGATGTACGCGTGGAACTGACCACGACCGTCCAGCATGCTGTGGATTTCAAGCGCGAGGCCTTCGATGCGGCGGTGGTGTATGGCACCCGACCGGATGGATCAATGCAGGTGCATCACATTTTCGATGAACAACTGACGCCTGTTTGCTCGCAGCAATTGCTCGACGGCCCGCAGCCGCTTGCAAAATCGAGTGATCTGGAACACCACATGCTGCTGCACCCGACCCGAGACCAGCGTGATTGGGAGCAATGGCTGAACGTGGCGGGCACCACGTTGAGCAACATCGGCAAAGGTCAGCACTTCGACACGCTGGACCTGGCAATGACAGTGGCGTCCCAAGGCTCGGGTGTCGCGATGGGTGACTGGGCGTTGATTGCCGAGGACTTGAGCGCCGGGCGGCTGGTGATGCCCTTTGATCTGAAAGTCAGAACCGGCGCAGCTTATTATTTGGTCTACCCAAATCGTGCCGCAGCCGCGCCACCGCTGCAGGAGCTGATTGACTGGCTGCTGGCGCAGGCTTCTGCGCGGGAAGATGCGTAAGCGCCCCCGCTTCCGTTTGGCAAACTCACTCAACAGAGCATCGCACTCTGCCAATCCCCGCCTACACTTACCTTGTCCCGTTTAAAAACTTTTTTTAAGTCGGATTGAGGTAAACAGCATGAAAACCACAATAAAAAGACAATGCGTTTATGTACTTTCAGTCGCGGTTGTACTGTCCCTTTATGGCGCTGGCGCTTATCGGATTGAACAGTTGAGGCGAACACCGAGCGTTGCTGTGTGTTCATTCGGGCACTGCACGCCAACGGCGACGAGTTTCAGCGCGCTGCGATGAATAAATCTTCACCAGCCATGTGTTGACTGATCAAGGCCGCTATCGATTAGCAAGCTATCGGATTAGACTGAGCCGCCTCTCCCGCTGACTTTTCGGCGGGACACTCTGCCAGTTCAGGTCCCCAGCCTTGACCAGTCTCAATCAAACAAGACCGGACATTCGCAGCATTCTGTTTGCGCTGATGATGGCCGTTTTCCTCAGTGCGCTCGATCAGACCATCGTTGCGGTCTCGATGCCAGCGATCTCCACTCAATTCAATGACTTCGACCTGCTCGCCTGGGTAATTTCCGCCTACATGGTCGCGCTGACCGTGGCTGTGCCGATCTACGGCAAGCTGGGCGACCTCTACGGCCGCCGCCGCTTGATGCTGTTCGGGCTGGGCACGTTTACGCTGGCATCGTTGTTCTGCGGGATGGCGCAGAGCATGGAGCAGCTGGTGCTTGCGCGGGTCCTGCAAGGCATTGGCGCCGGCGGGATGGTATCGGTAAGCCAGGCAATCATCGGGGACATCGTCCCGCCACGTGAGCGCGGTCGCTATCAGGGTTACTTCAGCGGGATGTACGCAGCGGCCAGCGTCGCCGGCCCGGTACTCGGCGGGTTGATGACGGAATACGTGTCGTGGCGCTGGGTGTTTTTTATCAACCTGCCGCTGGGCCTTGCCGCCTGGTGGGTAGCACGCAAGACGCTGGTGGGTCTGCCCATACCGCAGCGCAAGCCAATCATTGATTATCTGGGCACGCTGCTGATGATCATCGGCCTGACCGCTCTGCTGCTCGGTATCACTGACATTGGCCAGGGACGCAGTTGGCGCGATCAACAGGTGATCACGCTCTTGGGTATCGCGTTGCTGGCCCTGGTGCTTTTCGTCCTGTACGAACGTCGCACACGTGAACCGCTGCTGCCGATGCACCTGTTTGCCAACCGCAGCGCCGTGTTGTGCTGGTGCACGATCTTCTTCACCAGTTTTCAGGCGATCTCATTGATTGTGTTGTTGCCGTTGCGGTTCCAGACAGTCACCGGCGGGGGTGCGGACAGCGCTGCGCTGCACCTCATGCCGCTGGCGATCGGCATGCCGATGGGGGCGTATTTCGGCGGTCGTCGCACCTCGAAAACCGGTCGTTACAAGCCGATCATTTTCGCGGGTGCTCTGTTGATGCCGCTGGCGATTCTGGGCATCGCCCTGACGCCGCCGCAATCGGCCGTGCTCACGGGCGTGTTCATGGTGCTCACAGGGATCGCCAGCGGTCTGCAGTTCCCGACCTCTCTGGTAGGCACACAAAACTCGGTAGAACCCAAAGACATGGGAGTCGCCACCAGCACCACTAACCTGTTTCGCTCCTTGGGCGGTGCTGTCGGTGTGGCGTCGATGTCGGCGCTGTTGCTGGCAATGCTGGCGGGCTCGGGCGTGGTGAGTCCAGGTAACGGCACGCTGACCGGCGAAGGCGCATCCGGCAATTTGCTGATGGACAGCCTGCACGCCGCCAGCGGGCCAGGGCTTGAGTTGCTGCGGGGAAAACTGTCGATGACCTTCCAGCATCTCCTGTTCGCGAGCGCCGCGATCTCTTTGCTGGGACTGGCCGCCGCCTTTGCAATGCCCAATCACGTGTTGCGTGGCCGGGGTGACAAGGACCGATGACGTCCCTGTCGGGAATAACCCTCCCGCCAAGGCCGGCTCAACCGCTGTAGTAACCCACCGCAACCATGAAATGACCGACCTTGCGCATGTAGGCGTGCTTGAGCTCAATCTTGTTGGTGACAGGGTTTCGCCAGCGATACTCGTACTCGCCGTCGCTCTGTTTTTTGACCATCGCCAGCATCGGTACGCCTACCGGTTTGCCTTCAGGGTCTTTGACTTTACTGAAATCAGTGCCGACCAGCCGGAGATTGGTGCCGTGAGCGACGTAGCGTTGACTGTCGGTGTTGACGACAAACACATAGAGATCGTCCTGCAGGAAGCCGCCCTTGAGGCTATTTATCGCGTCAACGGTGCCTTTTTCATCCGCTGACAGCTCAGTTGCAGCCTTGTCGAGCAATGCCTTCGCCTGTGCTGGCGAGGCGCGCGGCAGGTAATACCCTACGGCCAGCAGGCGGTTGCCCACTCGCTGGAAATAAACCCGTTTGCGCTCAACCTTGCCATCGGCCCAGTTCTGCCAACGGTACTCGGCTTGCTGAATGCCAGCGCTCTCAGGTGTTTGCAGCGCGCTCTGGAGGTTTTTTTGCAGTTCGGGGTCAAGCACAGAGGAGACGTCACGTCCGATGAGCGCCACTGACGGTCCGCCGCTTGCAAGCATTACGCCGTGGGTGTCGGTCACAAAAACATAGCGCTCACCGTCAACGAATTCACCTTGACGGCTGAACTGCGCAAACGCCTTGTCGCCTTCCTGCCGATAACGGGCTACGGCTTTTTCCAGCAAGGACCTGGCAGCTGATGCTTCTTGTGCTTCATCACCGGCAGCCCAGGACTTGCTGATGCAGAGCAAAGCCAGCAAGACGACAAGGGCTGTTTTGACAGCACGATCTCCCGACAAAAGGCCCATTGCCAACCCCCGATCTTATGAGTGTTTTTGAAACATTTGGCTCACAGCTTAGCCACAGTATGGCGATAGGGAATCATTCGTCAGACCTATGAGAAACGCCAGATTGGTGCGTCAAGAGGCTGTCGGGGGGCTGAATAAAAGAAGGGAATCGGCAAACAGGACGTCGGCCGACTATTAAAGCGGGATTGTGGAGGGTATAGATGCTCAGACGCCGTGCAGTTATAGTCAATCGGGCGCAGAGCGAGGCTGAAACCAGTCGTATCGGAGGGGTAATGCCCCACGTTGACCCTCAACGTTGCAGCGACTCAGCCACGCAAGGCCGGGCTCAAGCGAAGCATATCTATGACGGAATCGACCAGTTTCTCGGCTTCATCGTGAAGCGAAAAGCTATCCGGGACCAATAACCACTGACCCAGAATGCCATCTATATGCGCATGCAAACAGATTGCCCCGCGCACGGGGTTGAGGTCATTGGGTAACTGTCCACGACGCACGGCATTGCTCAGGGTTAACGCGATGCGCTCGTTACATTCCAGCGAGATAATCTGCCGCTGGCGTCGCATGTCACACATCTCGTCAGTGAACTCGATCTTGTGAAACAGGATTTCATTGATGCGACGGGTTTTGGGGTCCAGTGCAACTTGTTGAAACAAATGAACCAGAAGCTTCCGCATCCAGCCAAGCGGGTCGACCTCGTCCTCGCTCTCGCTATTCTTGGCCATTTCTTCCAGCGGCTCGTGCAGGCTGTCGAGCATCGCCTGGACCAAATCCGACTTGTTGCTGAAGTGCCAGTAAATTGCGCCGCGGGTCACGCCCGCCAGTGCGGCGATGTCTGCCAGTGTGGTCCTGGCCACCCCTCGCTCATAAAAAGCTCTCTCGGCCGCTTCAAGAATCTGCTTACGGGTTTCCTGAGCTTCCTCTTTGGTGCGTCGGACCATGGCAGTAAAACCTCAATAAAATTGCTTCAGGCTTGCAGGCTGATGCGCCTGGCCAGCTTTCCGGGCAGCGCTTGTATCGCCTTGTCCCGACTTTACAAAAAGTTGCTTGCTGCGCTTGATTGTCGCAGGCTTGGGTATTTACAAACAACCGTGAACGTAAGTATATTCGTTAGCTTGCTACTTATCCAGCCGGAAAAAGTTTTCGCCCTTTCCACTTTCATGAGCACTAGCTCCTGACCCGAGGATCTTCATGCAATTCAAGCCAGCTGTTACCGTACTGGTTACTGCCGTCGCCCTGGCATCGCTGCTCAGCGGATGCAGCAAAAAGGAAGAAGCGGCCGCAGCACCACCGCCTCCTCAGGTCGGCGTAGTTACTCTGCAAACCCAGGCCTATACCCTGACTACCGAGCTGCCTGGCCGCACCACGGCATTCCGTATCGCGGAAGTTCGTCCGCAGGTCAATGGCATCATTCTCAAACGTCTGTTTACTGAGGGTGCCGACGTCAAGGCGGGTCAGCAGCTTTATCAGATCGATCCGTCCATCTATCAAGCGACGCTCGACAGCGCGAAAGCCACTTATCAAGCTTCCAACTCGCTGGCCGGTCGTTACAAACAGCTGATCAATGAGCAGGCCGTTAGCCGTCAGGAGTACGACACCGCCGTCGGCTCCGCGCGTGAAGCTCAGGCTGCGGTGCAGACAGCTGATATCAACCTGCGCTACACCAAGGTCTATGCACCTATTTCCGGCCGTATCGGGCGTTCCTCGGTGACAGAAGGTGCGCTGGTCAGCAACG
The DNA window shown above is from Pseudomonas sp. BSw22131 and carries:
- a CDS encoding flavin reductase family protein, which gives rise to MSEEIHFYEPANGHGLPHDPFNAIVGPRPIGWISSHDKEGRLNLAPYSFFNAFNYIPPIIGFCSVGRKDSLNNIEQTGEFVWNLATRPLAEQMNQSCAPVAPDVSEFELAGLTAEPSRIVSVPRVKETPVAFECKVTQIIQLQRADKTEVPSWLILGEVVAVHIAKRLLKDGIYDTAAGEPILRGGGPADYFQLGPESLFKMYRPQS
- a CDS encoding antibiotic biosynthesis monooxygenase family protein; amino-acid sequence: MPRSSIVIHHVTARARKGHSERLGAALSGLVGLASAAQGCLHFALEQSTTDAESWVISGSWTGEQAMNAWLGSPDLSVFSELVQQCVVSSFDFETFVSVGAAEAEAV
- a CDS encoding AraC family transcriptional regulator codes for the protein MPNAASQDALPCPVKQPELSAQMEQQRVELTDLILRHSKSEGSQQTAIKALHMVRHESPTQSIPTLVQPALCIMAQGSKDVKLGDASFTYDPLHYLVLSVAMPISGKIVYASSQEPHLAMRIDIDPAEINALIAEAGPMSVPSRPSGRGLYIERIDSTLLDAVIRLIRLLDSPKDIPMLAPLINREILYRLLRGQQGHKLYEIAIANCQTHRVTQAIKWLNEHYQQPLRIDELAREVNLSVSTLHHRFKAVTAMSPLQYQKQLRLQEARRLMLNDGLEASAAGYKVGYESPSQFSREYSRLFGAPPLRDLARLRKSL
- a CDS encoding 5-guanidino-2-oxopentanoate decarboxylase, whose product is MATCGEVLVKLLEGYGVEKVFGIPGVHTVELYRGLGSSTINHVTPRHEQGAGFMADGYARTSGKPGVCFIITGPGMTNITTAMGQAYADSIPMLVISSVQSRNQLGGGRGKLHELPVQSALVAGVAAFSHTLMSAADLPSVLARAFAVFQAGRPRPVHIEIPLDVLLENADALLDSQPVSISRAGPSPAAIKQMATLLAHAERPLILAGGGAIDAAESLTRLAERLAAPVALTINAKGMLPSSHPLLIGSTQSLDPTRELIHAADVVLAIGTELAETDYDITFQGHFKIRGTLLRIDIDPDQTVRNFAPKIALVSDARTAAEALVLALDNEHLAPRGDDWGHKRAAALRESLATSWDEATRGQTVFLKTVLEVLPNVVLVGDSTQPVYTGNLTLDLDHPRRWFNSSTGYGTLGYALPAAVGAWLGSQDKGECNPVACLIGDGGLQFTLPELASAVEARTPIIVLLWNNQGYEEIKKYMVNRDIEPVGVDIYTPDFIGVAKALGCAAEAVSSVAQLKAALNEANDRQGPTVIEIDQRSWMKGLSEA
- a CDS encoding LysR substrate-binding domain-containing protein; the protein is MKRPPPLPALHTFLITAQCCNFTRAGELLNITQGAVSRQISGLESYLGYSLFQRQARGLSLTAQGRELFARMQQIFALIDDAVDQVGVKREALQLKAPTCMMRWLLPRLLQWQKERPDVRVELTTTVQHAVDFKREAFDAAVVYGTRPDGSMQVHHIFDEQLTPVCSQQLLDGPQPLAKSSDLEHHMLLHPTRDQRDWEQWLNVAGTTLSNIGKGQHFDTLDLAMTVASQGSGVAMGDWALIAEDLSAGRLVMPFDLKVRTGAAYYLVYPNRAAAAPPLQELIDWLLAQASAREDA
- a CDS encoding MDR family MFS transporter, which produces MTSLNQTRPDIRSILFALMMAVFLSALDQTIVAVSMPAISTQFNDFDLLAWVISAYMVALTVAVPIYGKLGDLYGRRRLMLFGLGTFTLASLFCGMAQSMEQLVLARVLQGIGAGGMVSVSQAIIGDIVPPRERGRYQGYFSGMYAAASVAGPVLGGLMTEYVSWRWVFFINLPLGLAAWWVARKTLVGLPIPQRKPIIDYLGTLLMIIGLTALLLGITDIGQGRSWRDQQVITLLGIALLALVLFVLYERRTREPLLPMHLFANRSAVLCWCTIFFTSFQAISLIVLLPLRFQTVTGGGADSAALHLMPLAIGMPMGAYFGGRRTSKTGRYKPIIFAGALLMPLAILGIALTPPQSAVLTGVFMVLTGIASGLQFPTSLVGTQNSVEPKDMGVATSTTNLFRSLGGAVGVASMSALLLAMLAGSGVVSPGNGTLTGEGASGNLLMDSLHAASGPGLELLRGKLSMTFQHLLFASAAISLLGLAAAFAMPNHVLRGRGDKDR
- a CDS encoding cache domain-containing protein gives rise to the protein MGLLSGDRAVKTALVVLLALLCISKSWAAGDEAQEASAARSLLEKAVARYRQEGDKAFAQFSRQGEFVDGERYVFVTDTHGVMLASGGPSVALIGRDVSSVLDPELQKNLQSALQTPESAGIQQAEYRWQNWADGKVERKRVYFQRVGNRLLAVGYYLPRASPAQAKALLDKAATELSADEKGTVDAINSLKGGFLQDDLYVFVVNTDSQRYVAHGTNLRLVGTDFSKVKDPEGKPVGVPMLAMVKKQSDGEYEYRWRNPVTNKIELKHAYMRKVGHFMVAVGYYSG
- a CDS encoding TetR family transcriptional regulator, with protein sequence MVRRTKEEAQETRKQILEAAERAFYERGVARTTLADIAALAGVTRGAIYWHFSNKSDLVQAMLDSLHEPLEEMAKNSESEDEVDPLGWMRKLLVHLFQQVALDPKTRRINEILFHKIEFTDEMCDMRRQRQIISLECNERIALTLSNAVRRGQLPNDLNPVRGAICLHAHIDGILGQWLLVPDSFSLHDEAEKLVDSVIDMLRLSPALRG